The following proteins come from a genomic window of Corallococcus sp. NCRR:
- the wzx gene encoding exopolysaccharide biosynthesis flippase produces MTVNSPTSPSAEADDGARANEVRGAVRSTLQLGGSLMVTYAIALGIRALMPRYLGPEAFGYFNWSEAFAATFFVATNLGLETYIRKEVPVRPEHASDFFGTTMLLRLGMTLILMVALALVLHHTGEPPEVQHLVQWFAVAQSLIVINASMAALLHSKGKVAGLSVSNVITKIVWGGGLALMAAFGVGLQWLAVPMVLSEAVKLVISWKLAKEHLGLKFRVDLAATKKVMKACLPFFLTAAALACNGRTDMSLLGKLASKEEVGWYGGAFSIAGLTFLISPIFGWVLMPMMSRAAARSPQELSHLTRRSLEGVLAFTVPVMMAMVLGADLWVRLMCGPGFEPAALPLRVLSPIFVMAYVTMVSSIWLTMSNKEWWVTLAATMGAVVNPILNLMLIPWLYGRIGPSGGATATALSMFFTEVIVTVLFLSRMGRNSFDRRSLLMVAKTAAVCVACVVLDRVLAGAGVQAWPRLGLTATAYVVGVLGTGAVRPAELMQVVRMAKQRGGNGAEVAVSAAPAA; encoded by the coding sequence ATGACCGTGAACAGTCCGACCTCTCCCTCCGCTGAAGCCGACGACGGCGCCCGTGCGAACGAAGTGCGCGGCGCGGTCCGCAGCACCCTGCAGCTCGGTGGCTCGCTGATGGTGACGTACGCCATCGCGCTGGGCATCCGCGCGCTGATGCCGCGCTACCTGGGACCGGAGGCGTTCGGCTACTTCAACTGGTCGGAGGCGTTCGCCGCCACGTTCTTCGTGGCCACGAACCTGGGCCTGGAGACGTACATCCGCAAGGAAGTCCCCGTCCGCCCGGAGCACGCGAGCGACTTCTTCGGCACCACCATGCTCTTGCGCCTGGGGATGACGCTCATCCTCATGGTGGCGCTGGCGCTGGTGCTCCACCACACCGGCGAGCCCCCGGAGGTGCAGCACCTGGTGCAGTGGTTCGCGGTGGCGCAGTCGCTCATCGTCATCAACGCGTCCATGGCCGCGCTGCTGCACTCCAAGGGCAAGGTCGCGGGCCTGTCCGTCTCCAACGTCATCACCAAGATTGTGTGGGGCGGCGGCCTGGCGCTGATGGCCGCGTTCGGCGTGGGCCTGCAGTGGCTGGCCGTGCCCATGGTGCTGTCGGAGGCGGTGAAGCTCGTCATCAGCTGGAAGCTGGCGAAGGAGCACCTGGGGCTGAAGTTCCGCGTCGACCTGGCCGCGACGAAGAAGGTGATGAAGGCGTGCCTGCCGTTCTTCCTCACCGCGGCGGCGCTGGCGTGCAACGGGCGCACGGACATGTCGCTCTTGGGCAAGCTCGCGTCGAAGGAGGAGGTGGGCTGGTACGGCGGCGCGTTCAGCATCGCGGGGCTCACGTTCCTCATCTCCCCCATCTTCGGCTGGGTGCTGATGCCCATGATGTCGCGCGCGGCGGCCCGCTCCCCGCAGGAGCTGTCCCACCTGACGCGCCGCTCGCTGGAGGGGGTGCTCGCGTTCACCGTGCCGGTGATGATGGCCATGGTGCTGGGCGCGGACCTGTGGGTGCGCCTGATGTGCGGCCCCGGCTTCGAGCCCGCGGCGCTGCCCCTGCGCGTGCTGTCCCCCATCTTCGTGATGGCCTACGTCACCATGGTCAGCAGCATCTGGCTGACCATGTCCAACAAGGAGTGGTGGGTGACGCTGGCGGCCACCATGGGCGCGGTGGTGAACCCCATCCTCAACCTGATGCTCATCCCGTGGCTGTACGGGCGCATTGGCCCGTCCGGCGGCGCCACCGCCACGGCGCTCTCCATGTTCTTCACGGAGGTCATCGTCACGGTGCTCTTCCTCAGCCGCATGGGAAGGAACTCCTTCGACCGGCGTTCCCTGCTCATGGTGGCGAAGACGGCCGCGGTGTGCGTCGCTTGCGTGGTCCTGGACCGGGTGCTGGCGGGCGCGGGCGTGCAGGCGTGGCCCCGGCTGGGGCTGACGGCCACCGCCTACGTGGTGGGCGTGCTGGGCACCGGCGCCGTGCGCCCCGCGGAGCTGATGCAGGTGGTGCGCATGGCGAAGCAGCGCGGTGGTAATGGTGCCGAGGTGGCCGTGTCGGCCGCCCCCGCCGCGTGA
- the epsY gene encoding exopolysaccharide export protein EpsY: MPSRPSRFRGPVSRALACAGLLLLGPACSGLGKYTWVNDYQEKPVASDEAYRIVPGDVLNVKVFGQEALTTRAKVREDGHISLTFLDDVEAAGHTPALLAQQIQTRLKDFINHPVVTVSLEEARPMSVTMLGEVANVGAHVLDPGATLLQALGAAGSFTDYAHRDRIFVLRRDDPQAEQPTRIRVRYEDIIRGEGRAAAFRLRPGDVVVVE, translated from the coding sequence ATGCCTTCCCGCCCGTCCCGATTCCGCGGTCCCGTCTCCCGCGCGCTCGCGTGCGCAGGACTGCTGCTGCTCGGCCCCGCGTGCAGCGGCCTGGGCAAGTACACCTGGGTGAACGACTACCAGGAGAAGCCCGTCGCGTCGGACGAGGCCTACCGCATCGTCCCCGGCGACGTGCTCAACGTGAAGGTGTTCGGCCAGGAGGCGCTCACCACGCGCGCCAAGGTGCGCGAGGACGGCCACATCAGCCTCACCTTCCTGGACGACGTGGAGGCCGCGGGCCACACGCCGGCCCTGCTGGCGCAGCAGATCCAGACGCGGCTCAAGGACTTCATCAACCACCCCGTCGTCACGGTGTCGCTGGAGGAAGCGCGCCCCATGTCCGTGACGATGCTGGGCGAGGTGGCCAACGTGGGCGCGCACGTGCTGGACCCGGGCGCGACGCTGCTCCAGGCGCTGGGCGCCGCGGGCAGCTTCACCGACTACGCCCACCGCGACCGCATCTTCGTGCTGCGCCGGGACGACCCGCAGGCGGAGCAGCCCACGCGCATCCGCGTGCGCTACGAGGACATCATCCGAGGTGAGGGCCGCGCGGCCGCCTTCCGCCTGCGCCCCGGCGACGTGGTGGTGGTGGAGTAG
- the epsX gene encoding exopolysaccharide export protein EpsX, whose translation MLDAALASLWLEVASASVTYGAAARVDTRARSMDAQATGEAVSPLAADMDIVPTVGLKYDDGSAVASVEYAPRISFREATTNPRTEVQHVGRLLGDWRPSRGLTLHGTQEFVLGQVNLFTNLPLGGSLDDDPAVPGDTPATPIQPLPEGVDTVFFLSSLTTLAAETVWLGPGWRLSGSAGFSASGGLDDTAKEAVPFQYGPRLQLSLGNSPAPRHTLSTTVAYSDSRFSTGARASVTTFTGGWTHRLDRRTAVEAGVGVGVAYSVRATEEDPTEDPDVTGVTPAAASLGLRRLTTFQVGGTPVEDPAQRLELLPDLTLAVSHRVPSRTADFNGRLAARVTPFVDRLTGLVYPRADLTLNGTWALSPRFRFSGTGGGAFAVGGAVGDRQVVGGVGAGWTVNRWVTLEVDTRAAWTRSPDVEAARTVWSATLGLTVQKTGIL comes from the coding sequence ATGCTGGACGCGGCCCTCGCGAGCCTGTGGCTGGAGGTGGCCTCCGCCTCCGTGACGTACGGCGCCGCGGCCCGCGTGGACACCCGCGCGCGCTCCATGGACGCCCAGGCCACCGGGGAGGCCGTGTCCCCGCTGGCGGCGGACATGGACATCGTCCCCACGGTGGGCCTGAAGTACGACGACGGCAGCGCGGTGGCGTCCGTGGAGTACGCGCCGCGCATCTCCTTCCGCGAGGCCACCACCAACCCCCGCACGGAGGTGCAGCACGTGGGGCGGCTGTTGGGGGACTGGCGCCCCTCGCGCGGGCTCACCCTGCACGGCACCCAGGAGTTCGTGCTGGGCCAGGTGAACCTCTTCACCAACCTGCCCCTGGGCGGCAGCCTGGATGACGATCCAGCGGTGCCCGGGGACACGCCGGCCACCCCCATCCAGCCGCTGCCGGAGGGCGTGGACACGGTGTTCTTCCTGTCCTCGCTGACGACGCTGGCGGCGGAGACGGTGTGGCTGGGCCCGGGCTGGCGGCTGTCCGGCAGCGCGGGCTTCTCCGCCAGCGGCGGCCTGGACGACACGGCGAAGGAGGCCGTGCCCTTCCAGTACGGGCCGCGCCTGCAGCTGTCCCTGGGCAACTCCCCCGCGCCCCGGCACACGCTCTCCACCACGGTGGCCTACTCGGACTCGCGCTTCTCCACCGGCGCGCGCGCCTCCGTGACGACGTTCACCGGCGGCTGGACGCACCGGTTGGACCGGCGCACGGCGGTGGAGGCCGGGGTGGGCGTGGGCGTGGCGTACTCCGTGCGCGCGACGGAGGAAGACCCCACGGAGGACCCGGACGTGACCGGAGTCACGCCGGCGGCCGCCTCGCTGGGTCTCCGGCGGCTGACGACCTTCCAGGTCGGGGGCACTCCGGTGGAGGACCCGGCGCAGCGCCTGGAGCTGCTCCCGGACCTGACGCTGGCGGTGTCCCACCGGGTGCCGTCGCGGACGGCGGACTTCAACGGCCGGCTCGCGGCGCGGGTGACGCCCTTCGTGGACCGGCTGACGGGGCTCGTCTATCCGAGGGCCGACCTGACGTTGAACGGCACCTGGGCGCTGAGCCCGCGCTTCCGGTTTTCCGGGACAGGGGGCGGCGCGTTCGCGGTGGGCGGGGCGGTGGGAGACCGGCAGGTGGTGGGCGGTGTGGGCGCGGGTTGGACGGTGAACCGGTGGGTCACCCTGGAGGTGGATACGCGCGCGGCCTGG